Sequence from the Candidatus Kinetoplastibacterium galatii TCC219 genome:
CTACAGTATGCATATCCTTATCTCCTCGTCCTGACAAATTTACTAACACAATAGAATCTTTAGGTAGGTCTGTCGCTATTTTCATAGCATGAGCAATAGCATGAGAAGACTCTAAAGCAGGCATTATGCCCTCTATTAAACAACAATCATGAAAAGCCTTTATAGCTTCATCGTCCTTAATGCTGACATAGTCAGCTCTCCCTATTTCTTTCAACCAAGCATGCTCTGGACCAACTCCTGGATAGTCCAAACCTGCAGAAACAGAGTGAGTTTCTTGAATTTGACCATTCTTATCTTGAATTACGTACGTACGGTTACCATGCAAAACACCGACATTACCTGCATTTAGAGAAGCTGAATGTCTACCAGTTTCAATTCCATCACCAGCAGCTTCAACTCCTATCAAATGAACATTTTCATAAGGAATATATGGATAAAATATACCTATAGCATTAGATCCGCCTCCAACGGCAGCAACAACATAATCTGGCTGTTTACCTGCGCACTCAGGCATTTGAAACAAACATTCTTCGCCTATGATAGCTTGAAAATCTCTAACCATACGAGGATAAGGATCGGGACCAGCAACAGTACCAATAATATAAAAAGTACTGTCTATATTTGTAACCCAGTCACGCATAGCTTCATTTAGAGCGTCTTTAAGAGTGCAGGACCCAGATGTGACAGGTACGACACTGGCTCCAAATAATTTCATACGATAAACATTGGAAGCTTGTCTTCGTATATCCTCACTACCCATATAAACTATGCATTCCATACCATATCTCGCTGCCACAGCAGCTGTTGCCACACCATGTTGACCAGCTCCAGTTTCTGCTATTATGCGACGCTTACCCATTCTTTGTGCTAATAAAGCCTGTCCAACACAATTATTAACTTTATGAGCACCGGTATGATTTAAATCTTCCCTCTTAAACCATATCTGAGCTCCGCCAACAGACTCTGATAAACGTCTAGCATGGTAGACAGGGCTAGGTCTACCAACGAAATGCTTGAGCTCGTTCTCAAATTCTTTTTTAAACTCAGGATCAAATCTATATTTATCATAGGAAAAACGCAGATCGCTCAATGCATGTATAAGAGTCTCAGCTACAAAAACTCCACCATACGGACCAAAATGTCCAGCACTATCAGGATAGTTATAACTCACGAAAAATATTCTCCGCTAACGTGAAATAGACAAATACTAATAAAATATCCAGCTATGGCTGATTATAACCTAATATTTAGGCAAAATGTTCACATATGTCCTAAAATTTGCATATTATCTCTTGCATAAACATTAACTATAATGATTGATTGCTTAGAACACGATATTATGGATAAAAATTACTCATTAAAAGCTACTTGTTTTTATTCTATAAAATTATCTATACCAACATTTCTAAACTTTTTATAAAACCAATGTGATGCCAGACCATATTCTGCAAAATTATGCATATCACAAGTTCTTATTTGAATCTCTATTAAATAATTATCTTTGTCTATTACAACTGTATGTAGCGATTGATAACCATTTGGTTTTGGTCTAGATATATAGTCATCAAATTCTTCGGGAATATGGTCCCATAATTTGTGAACAATATCTAGTACCATGTAACACGTTTTTACATCATCAACTACAACTCTCAAAGCACTTAAATCATATAGCCTGGAAAAATCAATATTCTTAAAACACATCTTATTCCATATGCTATATATGTGTTTTAATCTACCACTAATCTCTGCTTTA
This genomic interval carries:
- the trpB gene encoding tryptophan synthase subunit beta, with translation MSYNYPDSAGHFGPYGGVFVAETLIHALSDLRFSYDKYRFDPEFKKEFENELKHFVGRPSPVYHARRLSESVGGAQIWFKREDLNHTGAHKVNNCVGQALLAQRMGKRRIIAETGAGQHGVATAAVAARYGMECIVYMGSEDIRRQASNVYRMKLFGASVVPVTSGSCTLKDALNEAMRDWVTNIDSTFYIIGTVAGPDPYPRMVRDFQAIIGEECLFQMPECAGKQPDYVVAAVGGGSNAIGIFYPYIPYENVHLIGVEAAGDGIETGRHSASLNAGNVGVLHGNRTYVIQDKNGQIQETHSVSAGLDYPGVGPEHAWLKEIGRADYVSIKDDEAIKAFHDCCLIEGIMPALESSHAIAHAMKIATDLPKDSIVLVNLSGRGDKDMHTVAERSDIIL